One genomic window of Indicator indicator isolate 239-I01 chromosome 11, UM_Iind_1.1, whole genome shotgun sequence includes the following:
- the SOSTDC1 gene encoding sclerostin domain-containing protein 1, with product MPSLSEYIKETFTSSFRVTQKQQKISCSSVQTDTEPAMLLPAIPFYGFLLACIFTRSSLAFKNDATEILYSHVVKPAVASPSSNSTLNQARNGGRHYPSAGSDRNNRVQVGCRELRSTKYISDGQCTSINPLKELVCAGECLPLPLLPNWIGGGYGTKYWSRRSSQEWRCVNDKTRTQRIQLQCQDGSIRTYKITVVTACKCKRYTRQHNESSHNFEGTSQAKPIQHHKERKRGSKSSKHSTS from the exons ATGCCAAGCCTCTCTGAATATATAAAGGAAACCTTCACGAGCAGTTTCAGAGTTAcccagaagcaacagaagatttcctgcagctctgttcAGACAGACACTGAACCAGCCATGCTTCTTCCTGCCATTCCCTTCTACGGCTTTCTCCTGGCTTGCATCTTCACGAGAAGCTCTTTGGCTTTCAAGAACGATGCTACAGAGATACTTTATTCACACGTTGTTAAACCTGCTGTGGCGAGCCCGAGCAGCAACAGCACGCTGAACCAAGCCAGGAACGGCGGCAGGCACTACCCCAGCGCAGGATCCGACCGTAACA ATCGTGTTCAGGTTGGCTGTCGGGAACTGAGATCCACCAAGTACATTTCAGATGGCCAGTGCACCAGCATCAATCCACTGAAGGAGCTAGTGTGTGCTGGTGAGTGCCTCCCTTTGCCACTGCTCCCCAACTGGATTGGAGGAGGTTATGGAACCAAGTACTGGAGCAGGCGGAGCTCACAGGAGTGGAGATGTGTCAATGACAAAACCCGCACCCAGAGGATCCAGCTTCAGTGCCAGGATGGAAGTATAAGAACCTACAAAATAACTGTGGTCACAGCCTGCAAGTGCAAGCGATACACGAGGCAGCACAATGAGTCCAGCCACAACTTCGAGGGAACTTCTCAAGCAAAACCTATCCAGCAtcacaaagagaggaaaagaggcagTAAATCCAGCAAACATAGTACAAGTTAG